Proteins encoded within one genomic window of Brassica rapa cultivar Chiifu-401-42 chromosome A09, CAAS_Brap_v3.01, whole genome shotgun sequence:
- the LOC103843065 gene encoding LOW QUALITY PROTEIN: putative F-box/kelch-repeat protein At1g13200 (The sequence of the model RefSeq protein was modified relative to this genomic sequence to represent the inferred CDS: deleted 1 base in 1 codon): METAEKRVMIASSSQRKRKRRKIRRIIRKRRRRNEKLVTAPSSLPNDVIEEIFLRLPVKALIRLKSLSKQWRVVIESLSFAERHLKIAEQYRLVHPKVMVITDEKETGWTLRPDTDIGFRTFCLESGSVLSFSLINFPQGFFNCTFVSENCDGLFCIHSPQSHSVYVVNPATRWLRQLPPSRFQISMHKFYPTREDWRFMDSLFHLAFVKAAAGYKLVWLYNCENYNADASFPSEGVTKCEVFDFRANTWRYLSCTPSYRIFYNQKPAYANGSVYWLTEPYNARIEVVAFDIQTETFRLLPNIIVAIADSDPNHIDMCSLDNHLCMSKREHVTMIQDIWRLKPSEDTWEKIFSIDLISCHSPRTEIRDMFEWSQKDMVEPSTPVAVCKNKKILLSHRCSRGLVKYDPLTKSLDFFTGIIGLGEKLLIFKV, from the exons ATGGAGACGGCAGAGAAGCGAGTAATGATTGCATCATCATctcaaagaaagagaaagagaagaaaaatccgaagaataataagaaaaagaagaagaagaaacgagAAGCTAGTGACTGCTCCATCATCACTACCAAATGACGTCATCGAGGAGATCTTCTTGCGGCTTCCTGTGAAAGCATTAATCCGTCTCAAGTCGCTCTCAAAACAATGGAGAGTGGTGATCGAGTCTCTCTCTTTCGCAGAGAGACACTTGAAGATCGCCGAGCAATACCGCTTGGTTCATCCCAAAGTCATGGTCATCACCGACGAAAAGGAGACTGGATGGACTCTTCGCCCAGACACAGACATTGGTTTTAGAACATTCTGCTTAGAATCGGGTTCTGTTCTATCTTTTAGTCTTATCAATTTCCCTCAAGGATTCTTTAACTGTACCTTCGTTTCTGAAAACTGTGATGGCCTTTTCTGCATTCATTCCCCACAATCTCACTCTGTATATGTAGTTAACCCGGCTACACGGTGGCTCCGACAACTTCCTCCGTCTAGGTTTCAGATTTCGATGCACAAGTTTTACCCGACTCGAGAAGATTGGAGATTCATGGATTCACTCTTTCATCTAGCATTCGTGAAGGCTGCTGCTGGTTACAAATTAGTTTGGTTGTATAATTGTGAAAACTACAATGCTGATGCTTCGTTTCCAAGCGAGGGAGTTACCAAGTGCGAGGTTTTTGACTTTAGGGCAAACACTTGGAGATACTTGTCTTGCACTCCAAGTTATCgtatattttataatcaaaaGCCAGCCTATGCAAATGGGTCCGTGTACTGGTTGACGGAACCATATAACGCTAGAATCGAAGTGGTAGCTTTTGATATCCAGACAGAAACATTCAGGTTGCTGCCGAATATCATTGTCGCCATTGCTGATTCAGATCCTAACCATATAGACATGTGCAGTCTGGATAACCATTTGTGTATGTCGAAAAGGGAGCATGTTACCATGATCCAAGATATTTGGAGGTTAAAACCATCAGAAGACACTTGGGAGAAGATTTTTTCCATAGATCTCATTTCTTGCCATTCTCCTCGGACTGAGATCCGCGATATGTTTGAATGGAGCCAGAAGGATATGGTTGAGCCATCCACACCAGTGGCAGTATGCAAGAACAAGAAGATCCTGCTCTCACATCGCTGTTCCCGCGGTCTGGTAAAATATGACCCCCTAACAAAGTCTCTAGAT TTTTTTACCGGAATTATAGGGCTTGGAGAAAAGTTACTTATTTTCAAAGTTTGA
- the LOC103843195 gene encoding uncharacterized protein LOC103843195, whose translation MWIANYDRLPTRARLAAWGMAISPLCPFCSNYEESRDHLLLRCVYSKEVWGGVFARCLPPSNTFTDWAELLSWIRGAPPKLTLLRKLATQSTVYHLWKQRNNLIHNQTSVPAATVFHAIDKEIRNIISARRHRKHFDTLMILWLR comes from the coding sequence ATGTGGATTGCAAATTATGATAGACTACCGACGAGGGCAAGACTGGCAGCGTGGGGAATGGCGATCTCGCCTCTATGCCCTTTTTGCTCCAATTATGAAGAATCACGAGATCATCTGCTTCTTCGATGCGTGTACAGCAAAGAAGTGTGGGGAGGGGTGTTCGCAAGATGCCTTCCACCGTCAAACACGTTTACAGACTGGGCAGAGCTGCTATCTTGGATTAGAGGAGCGCCACCAAAACTCACTCTTCTTAGGAAACTGGCGACTCAATCCACTGTCTATCACTTATGGAAGCAGAGGAATAATCTGATCCATAACCAGACATCAGTCCCTGCTGCAACTGTCTTCCATGCTATTGACAAAGAGATTCGAAACATCATCTCGGCAAGGAGGCACAGAAAGCACTTCGACACACTAATGATTTTGTGGTTGAGATAA
- the LOC103843067 gene encoding probable phospholipid-transporting ATPase 11 has protein sequence MPGGRQGGRRRSRLRLSNIYAFKCRKSSFQEDHSQIGGPGFSRVVYCNEPNSPASERRNYAGNYVRSTKYTPASFIPKSLFEQFRRVANFYFLVTGILSLTPLSPYGAVSALLPLGFVILVSMVKEGIEDWGRKRQDIEVNNRRVKVHDGNGNFRQEEWRELKVGDIVRVEKDEFFPADLLLLSSSYEDSICYVETMNLDGETNLKVKQGLEATSSALHEDSDFKELKAVVRCEDPNADLYTFVGTLHLEEQRHPLSIQQLLLRDSKLRNTEYVYGAVVFTGHDTKVIQNSTDPPSKRSRIERKMDKIIYMMFFVVFLMSFIGSIVFGIETREDRARAGGRTERWYLKPDDADIFFDPEKAPLAAIFHFFTAVMLYSYFIPISLYVSIEIVKVLQSVFINNDILMYYEETDKPAHARTSNLNEELGMVDTILSDKTGTLTCNSMEFIKCSIAGTAYGRGITEVERSMAMRSGGAALVGDDLDVVVDKSGPKIKGFNFQDERVMKGNWVKQREAAVLQKFFRLLAVCHTAIPETDEATGAVSYEAESPDEAAFVVAARELGFEFFSRTQNGISFRELDLATGQKVERVYRLLNVLEFNSARKRMSVIVRDEDGKLLLLSKGADNVMFERLAKNGRKFEEKTREHVNEYADAGLRTLILAYREVDENEYIEFSKNFNEAKNSVTTDRESLIDEITDQMERDLILLGATAVEDKLQNGVPECIDKLAQAGIKIWVLTGDKMETAINIGFACSLLRQEMKQIIINLETPHIKALEKAGEKDAIEQASRESVVKQMEEGKALITGSSGSHEAFALIIDGKSLTYALEDEFKKQFLDLATACASVICCRSSPKQKALVTRLVKTGTGKTTLGIGDGANDVGMLQEADIGVGISGVEGMQAVMSSDIAIAQFRYLERLLLVHGHWCYSRISSMICYFFYKNITFGVTVFLYEAYTSFSAQPAYNDWFLSLFNVFFSSLPVIALGVFDQDVSSRFCYKFPLLYQEGVQNLLFSWKRIIGWMFNGLITALAIFFICKESQEHQLYNPNGKTAGREILGGTIYTCIVWVVNLQMVLAISYFTWVQHIVIWGSIALWYIFLMVYGAMGPSFSTDAYKVFLETLAPAPSYWLTTLFVMIFALIPYFVFKAIQMRFFPGYHQMIQWIRYEGHSNDPEFVEMVRQRSIRPTTVGFTARRAASVRRSGRFHDQLKKNFIAF, from the exons ATGCCGGGAGGTAGACAAGGCGGTCGGAGAAGAAGCAGGTTACGTCTGAGCAACATCTACGCCTTCAAATGTCGCAAATCAAGCTTCCAAGAAGATCACTCACAGATAGGAGGACCAGGCTTCTCCCGAGTCGTCTACTGCAACGAACCCAACTCGCCGGCGTCGGAACGCCGCAACTACGCCGGAAACTACGTCCGGTCAACGAAATACACTCCGGCTTCGTTCATACCCAAATCTCTCTTCGAGCAGTTCCGCCGCGTGGCCAACTTCTACTTCCTCGTCACCGGAATCTTGTCCCTGACTCCGCTCTCTCCTTACGGCGCCGTCAGCGCTCTGTTACCTCTCGGCTTCGTCATCCTCGTGAGCATGGTCAAAGAAGGGATCGAGGACTGGGGGAGAAAACGGCAGGACATTGAGGTGAATAACAGGAGAGTGAAGGTCCACGACGGGAATGGAAATTTCCGGCAAGAGGAGTGGAGGGAGCTTAAGGTCGGAGATATAGTGAGAGTTGAGAAAGACGAGTTTTTTCCGGCGGATCTTTTGCTTCTTTCGTCGAGCTACGAGGATTCGATTTGTTACGTGGAGACGATGAATCTCGACGGAGAGACGAATCTTAAAGTGAAGCAAGGTTTGGAAGCGACGTCGTCGGCGTTACACGAAGACTCAGACTTCAAGGAGTTGAAAGCCGTCGTGAGATGCGAAGATCCTAATGCGGATCTATACACGTTCGTTGGAACTTTGCATTTGGAAGAACAGAGACATCCTTTGTCTATTCAACAGCTTCTGCTTCGTGACTCGAAGCTTAGAAACACGGAGTACGTGTACGGAGCTGTTGTATTCACTGGACACGACACAAAG GTGATTCAAAATTCAACTGATCCTCCATCGAAGAGAAGCAGAATCGAGAGGAAGATGGACAAGATCATCTACATGATGTTCTTCGTAGTCTTTCTGATGTCTTTTATCGGCTCCATCGTCTTCGGAATCGAGACAAGAGAGGATAGAGCTAGAGCTGGAGGAAGAACAGAGAGATGGTACTTGAAACCAGACGACGCAGACATCTTCTTCGACCCCGAAAAAGCTCCACTGGCTgcgatttttcattttttcaccGCGGTTATGCTCTACAGCTACTTCATTCCCATTTCTCTCTACGTATCCATCGAAATCGTCAAAGTTCTTCAGAGTGTTTTCATCAACAACGACATTCTTATGTACTACGAGGAGACTGATAAACCCGCGCACGCGAGAACTTCGAATCTCAACGAAGAGCTTGGAATGGTCGACACGATCCTATCCGATAAAACCGGGACGCTGACGTGCAACTCCATGGAGTTCATCAAGTGTTCTATAGCCGGGACGGCGTACGGGCGCGGTATAACCGAAGTTGAAAGATCCATGGCTATGAGAAGCGGCGGCGCGGCTTTGGTTGGTGATGATCTGGACGTTGTGGTGGACAAGTCTGGTCCTAAGATCAAAGGGTTTAACTTCCAGGATGAGAGAGTCATGAAAGGTAACTGGGTGAAGCAGCGAGAAGCTGCTGTATTGCAGAAGTTTTTCAGGTTGTTAGCCGTGTGTCACACGGCTATACCTGAAACTGATGAAGCCACGGGGGCCGTCTCTTACGAGGCTGAGTCTCCGGATGAAGCTGCGTTTGTCGTCGCGGCTAGAGAGCTCGGTTTTGAGTTCTTTAGCCGCACGCAAAACGGGATTTCGTTCCGTGAGTTGGATCTTGCAACGGGGCAGAAAGTTGAAAG AGTGTATCGGTTACTAAACGTTCTTGAGTTCAACAGCGCGAGGAAGAGAATGTCAGTGATCGTGCGGGACGAAGATGGGAAGCTTCTGTTACTGTCCAAAGGAGCTGACAA TGTGATGTTCGAAAGACTTGCCAAGAACGGACGTAAATTCGAAGAGAAAACAAGAGAGCATGTTAATGAATACGCAGATGCAGGACTTAGGACACTGATCCTTGCATACCGTGAGGTTGATGAGAATGAGTACATAGAGTTCAGCAAGAACTTCAATGAAGCTAAGAACTCAGTTACAACGGATCGCGAGAGCTTGATCGATGAAATCACTGATCAGATGGAACGTGATTTGATCCTCCTTGGCGCTACTGCTGTTGAGGACAAGCTTCAAAATGGG GTTCCTGAATGTATAGACAAGCTTGCGCAAGCAGGAATCAAGATTTGGGTTCTAACGGGAGACAAGATGGAGACAGCAATCAATATAGG GTTTGCTTGTAGTTTACTAAGACAAGAGATGAAGCAGATCATCATAAACCTCGAGACACCACATATAAAAGCATTGGAGAAAGCTGGAGAGAAAGATGCGATTGAACAGGCATCTAGAGAAAGTGTTGTCAAACAAATGGAGGAAGGGAAAGCTCTCATCACAGGATCAAGCGGCTCTCATGAGGCGTTTGCGTTGATCATCGACGGGAAGTCGCTAACGTACGCTCTTGAAGATGAGTTCAAGAAACAGTTTCTTGATTTAGCCACAGCGTGTGCTTCTGTTATTTGCTGTAGATCATCACCTAAACAAAAGGCATTG gttaCGAGGTTGGTCAAAACGGGAACAGGGAAGACAACATTAGGTATTGGAGATGGAGCGAATGATGTTGGAATGCTTCAAGAAGCAGACATCGGTGTCGGAATCAGCGGTGTTGAGGGTATGCAAGCTGTTATGTCTAGCGATATAGCCATTGCTCAGTTCAGATACTTAGAGCGTCTCTTGCTTGTCCATGGTCACTGGTGTTACAGCAGAATCTCATCCATG ATCTGTTACTTCTTCTACAAGAATATCACTTTTGGTGTGACTGTCTTCTTATACGAAGCCTACACATCCTTCTCTGCTCAACCAGCATATAACGACTGGTTTCTATCTCTTTTcaatgtcttcttctcttcgcTTCCGGTCATTGCTCTCGGAGTTTTCGATCAAGACGTCTCATCTCGCTTCTGTTACAAG TTCCCATTGTTATACCAAGAAGGAGTTCAGAATCTTCTCTTCAGCTGGAAGAGAATCATTGGATGGATGTTCAATGGACTAATCACGGCGCTCGCCATTTTCTTCATCTGCAAGGAATCTCAAGAACACCAACTCTACAACCCTAATGGCAAAACTGCCGGTCGGGAAATCCTCGGAGGGACAATATACACTTGCATTGTCTGGGTGGTCAACCTCCAAATGGTTCTTGCAATAAGCTACTTCACTTGGGTCCAACACATTGTAATATGGGGCTCAATTGCTTTATGGTACATCTTCCTCATGGTCTATGGAGCCATGGGTCCTAGCTTCTCCACAGATGCTTACAAAGTCTTCCTTGAAACACTAGCTCCAGCTCCATCTTACTGGCTAACAACACTTTTCGTGATGATCTTTGCTTTGATCCCTTACTTCGTCTTTAAAGCGATTCAGATGAGATTCTTCCCTGGTTACCACCAAATGATTCAGTGGATCAGGTACGAAGGTCATTCTAATGATCCTGAGTTTGTGGAGATGGTTAGGCAAAGATCAATTAGGCCTACGACTGTTGGTTTCACTGCGAGAAGAGCTGCTAGTGTGCGACGGTCGGGTAGGTTTCATGATCAGCTTAAAAAGAATTTCATTGCTTtctga